One genomic segment of Musa acuminata AAA Group cultivar baxijiao chromosome BXJ3-3, Cavendish_Baxijiao_AAA, whole genome shotgun sequence includes these proteins:
- the LOC135634325 gene encoding protein trichome birefringence-like: MQFPFFGGRKHQSTYWSAPVSHRTPSQQRSLKASTAISLRSSPLSVACSQRCLKAIKEPIFLLVLCSLPLSLCAMKEASKPPKSSAVVSDLTALFSLLRKRRTKVFLYGFAFVFVAFTAYLAFCPPEKTSPWFNNLFTSASVSTAPYRSQISSLFSYIFPNSSSSPSPENAAPLPEDLPADGGGAEKGGILAGNLTAEGVGVEKGGVLLAKNQTGSGIGSQGNGIAETNHSPTAIGLQGGGDSTKNHSMEGGNGVPTSDQGRDGIGSAKATVLVAKNQTANGIPSKNETKSVVDPTKTRDLPTKNQTKVGDRDDSKKDAVLAAKNLTVTGAPPKKNETTTAVGSAGNGDLPSKNQIDKGVASKVNQVLNSTATPKSGAAAKNQSSSGVPSITKSTGTTTAKSEEKGAPSLSSSLVKGNGPTAASARDEGKRQVDWIGAMKGCDIFQGRWVKDDSYPLYPEGSCPHIDEPFDCYRNGRPDRSYQKLRWQPNGCNIPRLNATDMLERLRGKRLVFVGDSLNRNMWDSLVCILRNSVKDKKKVFEASGRHEFRTEGSYSFVFKDFNCSVEFFRSPFLVQEWEMPVSNGKKKETLRLDIIERSSSKYKDADVIIFNTGHWWTHEKTSKGKDYYQEGNHIYSELNVVEAFHKALDTWSKWVDTNVNPKKSLVFFRGYSASHFSGGQWNSGGQCDKETEPIKNETYLSSYPSKMTVLESVIKGMKTPASYLNITRMTDYRKDAHPSIYRKQHLTEEERRSPERYQDCSHWCLPGVPDSWNELLYAQLIIKQHQLL, from the exons ATGCAGTTCCCGTTCTTCGGTGGCCGCAAACACCAGTCCACTTATTGGTCTGCTCCGGTCTCTCACCGCACTCCCTCACAGCAACGGAGCCTCAAGGCTTCCACTGCCATCTCCCTTCGCTCTTCACCTCTCTCCGTTGCCTGCAGCCAGAGATGCCTGAAAGCCATTAAAGAACccatttttcttcttgttttgtGTTCCCTTCCTCTCTCACTCTGCGCCATGAAGGAAGCCTCAAAGCCTCCGAAGAGCTCCGCCGTTGTCTCCGATCTAACGGCCCTCTTCTCCCTTCTCAGGAAGAGGAGGACGAAGGTCTTCCTTTATGGCTTTGCCTTCGTGTTCGTTGCCTTCACCGCTTATTTGGCGTTTTGCCCTCCGGAGAAGACCTCCCCTTGGTTCAACAACCTCTTCACGTCCGCTTCCGTCTCCACCGCTCCCTACAGATCTCAAATATCTTCCCTTTTCTCTTACATCTTTCCCAATTCCTCTTCATCGCCATCACCGGAGAATGCGGCGCCTTTGCCGGAGGATCTGCCGGCCGACGGCGGTGGAGCTGAGAAAGGCGGGATCTTGGCGGGTAATTTGACGGCAGAGGGCGTCGGTGTGGAGAAAGGTGGGGTTTTGCTGGCGAAGAATCAGACAGGAAGTGGAATTGGGTCTCAGGGAAATGGAATTGCGGAGACAAATCATTCACCCACTGCAATCGGGCTGCAGGGAGGTGGAGATTCGACGAAGAATCACTCGATGGAGGGCGGAAATGGGGTTCCGACGAGTGATCAGGGAAGGGATGGGATTGGTTCTGCGAAAGCCACAGTCTTGGTAGCAAAGAACCAGACAGCGAATGGAATACCTTCAAAGAACGAGACTAAATCCGTAGTTGATCCTACAAAAACAAGAGATTTGCCAACGAAGAACCAGACTAAGGTTGGAGACAGAGACGATTCCAAGAAAGATGCAGTCTTGGCAGCTAAGAACCTGACAGTAACCGGAGCTCCTCCAAAGAAGAATGAGACCACAACTGCAGTTGGTTCTGCGGGAAATGGAGATTTACCATCGAAGAATCAGATAGATAAAGGAGTCGCTTCAAAGGTAAATCAAGTTCTTAATTCAACAGCGACTCCTAAGTCTGGGGCTGCTGCAAAGAACCAATCCAGCAGTGGGGTTCCCTCGATTACAAAGAGTACCGGAACTACTACGGCAAAGAGTGAGGAGAAAGGGGCTCCAAGTTTATCATCTTCGCTCGTGAAAGGAAATGGTCCGACCGCAGCATCAGCTAGGGATGAAGGAAAGAGACAGGTGGATTGGATCGGTGCTATGAAAGGTTGTGATATTTTCCAAGGAAGGTGGGTGAAGGATGATTCATATCCACTCTATCCCGAGGGCTCCTGCCCTCACATCGATGAACCTTTTGATTGCTACCGCAATGGCCGGCCCGATCGGTCTTATCAGAAACTCCGGTGGCAGCCTAATGGCTGCAACATTCCAAG GTTGAATGCAACTGATATGTTGGAGAGATTGAGAGGAAAACGACTGGTATTTGTTGGTGATTCACTGAACAGAAACATGTGGGACTCTTTGGTTTGCATCTTAAGAAACTCTGTCAAAGACAAAAAGAAGGTTTTCGAGGCCTCTGGCAGGCATGAATTCAGAACAGAGGGTTCTTATTCTTTCGTGTTCAAG GATTTCAATTGTTCCGTGGAGTTCTTCCGCTCGCCATTTCTTGTTCAGGAGTGGGAGATGCCTGTAAGCAACGGCAAGAAAAAGGAGACGCTTAGGCTTGACATAATTGAGAGATCATCTTCCAAGTACAAAGATGCAGATGTTATTATCTTCAACACAGGGCATTGGTGGACTCATGAGAAGACCTCAAAAGG GAAGGACTACTATCAAGAAGGCAACCATATATACAGTGAATTGAATGTCGTCGAAGCATTTCATAAAGCTCTCGATACTTGGTCAAAATGGGTGGATACAAATGTCAATCCCAAGAAATCCCTAGTTTTTTTCAGGGGCTATTCTGCCTCACATTTCAG TGGTGGGCAATGGAATTCAGGTGGGCAATGTGACAAAGAGACTGAACCCATCAAGAATGAGACGTATCTCTCATCATATCCATCAAAGATGACTGTTTTGGAATCAGTGATCAAGGGAATGAAAACTCCTGCCTCCTATTTAAACATTACAAGAATGACTGACTACAGGAAAGATGCCCACCCTTCCATCTACCGGAAGCAGCACTTGACTGAGGAAGAGAGGAGATCTcctgaaagatatcaagattgcaGTCATTGGTGCCTCCCTGGAGTGCCCGATTCATGGAATGAGCTACTATATGCACAGCTTATCATCAAACAGCATCAATTGCTGTAA